A single window of Streptomyces sudanensis DNA harbors:
- the infC gene encoding translation initiation factor IF-3 yields the protein MVSPHRRYASVRQAVAWCYRGGSISAEPRINDRIRVPEVRLVGPSGEQVGIVPLAKALELAQEYDLDLVEVAANARPPVCKLMDYGKFKYESAMKAREARKNQAHTVIKEMKLRPKIDPHDYDTKKGHVVRFLKQGDKVKITIMFRGREQSRPELGYRLLQRLAEDVQDLGFVESNPKQDGRNMIMVLGPHKKKTEAMAEAREAQAARKAERQGQPAQAEPSVEAESPAQADSSAQ from the coding sequence TTGGTCTCACCACACAGACGTTATGCGTCCGTCCGCCAGGCGGTCGCATGGTGCTACCGAGGAGGATCCATCAGCGCCGAGCCCCGCATCAACGACCGGATTCGCGTTCCCGAGGTGCGACTTGTCGGTCCCAGCGGCGAGCAGGTCGGAATCGTTCCGCTCGCCAAGGCCCTGGAGCTTGCCCAGGAGTACGACCTCGACCTGGTCGAGGTCGCGGCGAACGCCCGTCCGCCCGTGTGCAAGCTCATGGACTACGGGAAGTTCAAGTACGAGTCGGCCATGAAGGCCCGTGAGGCGCGCAAGAACCAGGCGCACACGGTCATCAAGGAGATGAAGCTCCGGCCGAAGATCGACCCGCACGACTACGACACCAAGAAGGGTCACGTCGTCCGGTTCCTCAAGCAGGGTGACAAGGTCAAGATCACGATCATGTTCCGCGGACGCGAGCAGTCCCGGCCGGAGCTCGGCTACCGGCTCCTGCAGCGGCTCGCGGAGGACGTCCAGGACCTCGGTTTCGTCGAGTCGAACCCGAAGCAGGACGGCCGCAACATGATCATGGTTCTCGGTCCGCACAAGAAGAAGACCGAGGCCATGGCCGAGGCCCGTGAGGCGCAGGCCGCCCGCAAGGCGGAGCGCCAGGGGCAGCCCGCCCAGGCGGAACCGTCCGTCGAGGCGGAGTCGCCCGCCCAGGCGGACTCGTCCGCCCAGTAG
- the rpmI gene encoding 50S ribosomal protein L35, which produces MPKNKTHSGAKKRFKITGSGKVLRERAGKRHLLEHKSSKLTRRLTGNAEMAPGDSAKIKKMLGI; this is translated from the coding sequence ATGCCGAAGAACAAGACGCACAGCGGTGCCAAGAAGCGCTTCAAGATCACCGGCTCCGGCAAGGTGCTCCGCGAGCGCGCCGGCAAGCGCCACCTGCTCGAGCACAAGTCGTCCAAGCTGACGCGCCGCCTCACCGGCAACGCCGAGATGGCCCCGGGTGACAGCGCCAAGATCAAGAAGATGCTGGGCATCTGA
- the rplT gene encoding 50S ribosomal protein L20 has protein sequence MARVKRAVNAHKKRRAILEQASGYRGQRSRLYRKAKEQVTHSLVYNYNDRKKRKGDFRQLWIQRINAAARANGITYNRFIQGLKAANIEVDRKILAELAVNDATAFAALVEVAQKALPSDVNAPKAAA, from the coding sequence GTGGCACGCGTCAAGCGCGCAGTCAACGCTCACAAGAAGCGCCGTGCGATCCTCGAGCAGGCCAGCGGTTACCGCGGCCAGCGCTCCCGCCTGTACCGCAAGGCGAAGGAGCAGGTCACCCACTCGCTGGTCTACAACTACAACGACCGCAAGAAGCGCAAGGGCGACTTCCGCCAGCTGTGGATCCAGCGCATCAACGCCGCCGCCCGCGCCAACGGCATCACGTACAACCGCTTCATCCAGGGTCTGAAGGCCGCCAACATCGAGGTCGACCGCAAGATCCTGGCCGAGCTCGCGGTCAACGACGCCACCGCGTTCGCCGCCCTCGTCGAGGTCGCCCAGAAGGCCCTCCCGAGCGACGTGAACGCCCCGAAGGCCGCCGCCTGA
- a CDS encoding TrmH family RNA methyltransferase, with product MGTPELISPRSPRVAAARRLAKRNFRSKERRFIAEGPQAVREAAGHRGPDGQATLRELFTTAEAATRYADIVDAARSAGARVHHASDAVLAEISQTVTPQGLVGVCGFLDSPFEEVLAARPRLVAVLAHVRDPGNAGTVLRCADAAGADAVVLTDASVDLYNPKSVRASAGSLFHLPVAVGVPVGQAVAGLKAAGARVLAADGAGTEDLDAELDAGTMGGPTAWIFGNEAWGLPEETRSLADAVVRVPIHGRAESLNLATAAAVCLYASARAQRAAGGCRSVTASQ from the coding sequence ATGGGCACCCCCGAGCTGATCTCGCCGCGTTCCCCGCGCGTCGCCGCCGCGCGGCGCCTCGCCAAGCGGAACTTCCGGAGCAAGGAGCGCCGGTTCATCGCCGAGGGGCCGCAGGCCGTCCGCGAGGCCGCCGGACACCGGGGGCCGGACGGCCAGGCGACGCTCCGCGAACTCTTCACCACCGCCGAGGCCGCCACCCGGTACGCCGACATCGTCGACGCCGCCCGCTCCGCCGGGGCCCGCGTCCACCACGCCTCCGACGCCGTCCTCGCCGAGATCTCCCAGACCGTCACCCCGCAGGGCCTCGTCGGCGTGTGCGGCTTCCTGGACTCCCCGTTCGAGGAGGTCCTCGCGGCCCGCCCCCGGCTGGTCGCCGTCCTGGCGCACGTGCGCGACCCGGGCAACGCCGGCACCGTCCTGCGCTGCGCCGACGCGGCCGGCGCCGACGCCGTCGTCCTCACCGACGCCTCCGTCGACCTGTACAACCCCAAGTCCGTCCGCGCCTCCGCCGGCTCCCTCTTCCACCTGCCGGTCGCCGTCGGCGTCCCCGTCGGGCAGGCCGTCGCCGGCCTGAAGGCCGCGGGCGCCCGCGTCCTCGCCGCCGACGGCGCCGGCACCGAGGACCTCGACGCCGAACTCGACGCGGGCACCATGGGCGGCCCCACCGCGTGGATCTTCGGCAACGAGGCGTGGGGCCTCCCCGAGGAGACCCGGTCCCTCGCCGACGCCGTCGTCCGCGTCCCCATCCACGGCAGGGCCGAGAGCCTGAACCTGGCGACCGCCGCCGCCGTCTGCCTCTACGCCTCCGCCCGGGCACAGCGCGCGGCCGGAGGGTGCCGTTCCGTCACCGCGAGCCAGTAG
- a CDS encoding sensor histidine kinase yields MTLGTGSHAEDHAALARRAAHRGAAGQGPGTYDADELPDGLVVAGADGRIVCFNAPAARITAVPRERALGRRLEEALPLEDLKGRRWWPLTDPYGGLATRTGQPERYLLLPGGREVLVSARYVRDEPLGPVRRVVVTLRGAEARRRNERSHAELIATVAHELRSPLTSVRGFTRTLLAKWERFTDEQKRLILETVDADAKRVTRLITELLDISRIDSGRLEVRRQPVDIAAAVGRHVQNLTARGQSPDRFFVRVRRPLPELWADPDKVDQILGNLLENAVRHGEGTVTIEVAPTGPQDDETGTAITVSDEGPGIPEESMGRVFTRFWRGSTRGGTGLGLYIVKGLVEAHGGAITVGRAPAGGAEFRFTLPVGAPAYLTRGI; encoded by the coding sequence ATGACGCTCGGTACCGGCAGCCACGCGGAGGACCACGCCGCCTTAGCGCGCCGGGCGGCCCACCGGGGCGCCGCGGGGCAGGGCCCCGGCACGTACGACGCGGACGAGCTGCCGGACGGGCTCGTCGTCGCCGGCGCCGACGGCCGGATCGTCTGCTTCAACGCGCCGGCCGCGCGCATCACCGCCGTGCCCCGGGAGCGGGCGCTCGGCCGCCGCCTGGAGGAGGCCCTCCCGCTGGAGGACCTCAAGGGGCGCCGCTGGTGGCCGCTGACCGACCCGTACGGCGGCCTCGCCACCCGCACCGGCCAGCCCGAGCGGTACCTGCTGCTGCCCGGCGGCCGGGAGGTCCTCGTCTCCGCCCGGTACGTCAGGGACGAACCGCTCGGCCCGGTCCGCCGCGTCGTGGTCACGCTCCGGGGCGCCGAGGCCCGCCGCCGCAACGAGCGCAGCCACGCCGAGCTGATCGCCACCGTCGCCCACGAGCTGCGCTCCCCGCTGACCTCCGTCCGGGGCTTCACCCGGACCCTCCTCGCCAAGTGGGAGCGGTTCACCGACGAGCAGAAGCGGCTCATCCTGGAGACCGTCGACGCCGACGCCAAGCGCGTCACCCGGCTCATCACGGAGCTGCTCGACATCTCCCGCATAGACTCCGGCCGGCTGGAGGTGCGCCGCCAGCCCGTCGACATCGCCGCCGCGGTAGGCCGCCACGTCCAGAACCTCACCGCCCGCGGGCAGTCGCCCGACCGCTTCTTCGTCCGCGTCCGCCGCCCCCTGCCCGAACTGTGGGCCGACCCCGACAAGGTCGACCAGATCCTGGGGAACCTCCTGGAAAACGCCGTGCGGCACGGCGAGGGAACCGTCACCATCGAGGTGGCCCCCACCGGCCCGCAGGACGACGAGACAGGGACGGCGATCACCGTGAGCGACGAAGGCCCCGGCATCCCCGAGGAGTCGATGGGCCGCGTCTTCACCCGCTTCTGGCGGGGGAGCACCCGCGGCGGCACCGGCCTCGGCCTCTACATCGTCAAGGGGCTCGTCGAGGCCCACGGCGGCGCCATCACCGTCGGCCGCGCCCCCGCGGGCGGCGCGGAGTTCCGATTCACCCTGCCCGTGGGAGCCCCGGCGTACCTGACCCGGGGGATCTGA
- the pheS gene encoding phenylalanine--tRNA ligase subunit alpha — translation MSAPNKSYDPVEVEALKPEEIERMRDEALAAFAAAGDLDELAHAKVAHTGGTSPLALANREIGALPPHAKAEAGKRVGQARGAVSKALAARQAELEAERDARVLVEEAVDVTLPHDRVPAGARHPLTTLMERVTDVFVSMGYEVAEGPEAEAEWFNFDALNFVPDHPARQMQDTFFVQGPAGTGGDESGIVLRTHTSPVQARTLVDREPPVYVVCPGRVYRTDELDATHTPVFHQIELLAVDEGLTMADLKGTLDHMVRALFGPDMKTRLRPNFFPFTEPSAEMDMLCYVCRGESVGDPGRPCRTCGSEGWIELGGCGMVNPKVLVACGVDPERYSGFAFGFGIERMLMFRHNVEDMRDMVEGDVRFARPFGMEI, via the coding sequence ATGTCGGCACCCAACAAGTCGTACGACCCAGTCGAGGTCGAGGCACTGAAACCAGAAGAGATCGAGCGCATGCGGGACGAGGCGCTCGCCGCCTTCGCCGCCGCCGGCGACCTCGACGAACTCGCCCACGCGAAGGTCGCCCACACGGGCGGCACCTCGCCCCTCGCCCTCGCCAACCGGGAGATCGGCGCCCTGCCCCCGCACGCGAAGGCCGAGGCGGGCAAGCGCGTCGGCCAGGCGCGCGGCGCGGTGTCCAAGGCCCTGGCCGCCCGCCAGGCCGAACTGGAGGCCGAGCGCGACGCCCGTGTGCTGGTCGAGGAGGCGGTGGACGTCACCCTCCCCCACGACCGCGTCCCGGCCGGCGCCCGGCACCCGCTGACCACCCTCATGGAGCGCGTCACGGACGTCTTCGTCTCCATGGGCTACGAGGTCGCCGAGGGCCCCGAGGCCGAGGCGGAGTGGTTCAACTTCGACGCCCTCAACTTCGTCCCCGACCACCCGGCCCGCCAGATGCAGGACACCTTCTTCGTCCAGGGGCCCGCGGGCACCGGCGGCGACGAGTCCGGCATCGTCCTGCGCACCCACACCTCGCCGGTGCAGGCGCGCACGCTCGTCGACCGCGAGCCGCCCGTGTACGTCGTCTGCCCCGGCCGCGTCTACCGCACCGACGAGCTCGACGCCACGCACACCCCGGTCTTCCACCAGATCGAGCTCCTCGCCGTCGACGAGGGCCTCACCATGGCCGACCTCAAGGGCACCCTCGACCACATGGTCAGGGCGCTGTTCGGGCCGGACATGAAGACCCGGCTCCGCCCGAACTTCTTCCCGTTCACCGAGCCGTCCGCCGAGATGGACATGCTCTGCTACGTCTGCCGCGGCGAGTCCGTCGGCGACCCCGGCCGGCCCTGCCGGACCTGCGGCAGCGAGGGCTGGATCGAGCTGGGCGGCTGCGGCATGGTCAACCCCAAGGTGCTCGTCGCCTGCGGTGTCGACCCGGAGAGGTACAGCGGCTTCGCCTTCGGGTTCGGCATCGAGCGGATGCTGATGTTCCGCCACAACGTCGAGGACATGCGAGACATGGTCGAGGGCGACGTCCGGTTCGCCCGGCCGTTCGGGATGGAGATCTGA
- the pheT gene encoding phenylalanine--tRNA ligase subunit beta, whose translation MRVPLSWLREYVDLPATETGRDVQAKLVSAGLEVETVERLGAGLTGPLVVGRVLTIEELTEFKKPIRYCTVDVGESNGTGEPQEIICGARNFAEGDKVVVALPGAVLPGDFRIAERKTYGRMSRGMICSSDELGMGDDGTHGIIVLPPEHEVGTDATALLELYDEVLDIAVTPDRGYCLSMRGVARETAIAYGLPLRDPALLDVPAPNSYGYPVQVTDPAGCPRFTARTVVGLDPEARSPIWLQRRLQKAGMRPVSLAVDVTNYVMLELGQPLHAYDRSRLDGPIGVRRAEPGEKITTLDGTVRTLDPADLVIADDRGPIGIAGVMGGADTEIADAGTDPETGQVRGTTEVVVEAAHFDAISIARTARRHKLSSEASKRFERGVDPQAAAAAAQRTVDLLVLLAGGTAEAGVTEVVAQGAPRTIAMRADHPDRVAGVAYGRETVVRRLQEVGCDVYGQDDLTVTVPSWRPDLSEPNDLAEEVIRLEGYENLPSTLPKPPAGRGLTERQRTHRRVGRALAGAGYVEALNYPFIGEQVLDQLDLPADDPARRVVKLVNPLSDEEPALRTTLLPGLLAALRRNDGRGSHDLALFETGLVFRAAPEQGVAARLPVDRRPTDAELAGVDAVLPEQPRHVAAVLAGAREQAGWWGGGRPADWADAVEAARTVARETGAELVVRQGRYGPWHPGRCAELVVVADGAERIAGHAGELHPRVVKALGLPARTCAMELDLDLVERASVGPVPAPRISAFPVATQDVALVVDRGVPAADVERALTEGAGGLLESIRLFDVFTGEQIGEGQKSLAYALRFRAADRTLTVEEATAARDAAVALAAERTGAVLRGA comes from the coding sequence ATGCGGGTCCCGCTTTCGTGGCTGCGGGAGTACGTCGACCTGCCGGCGACGGAGACCGGCCGCGACGTACAGGCCAAGCTGGTTTCGGCCGGGCTGGAGGTCGAGACCGTCGAGCGGCTCGGCGCCGGCCTCACCGGCCCCCTCGTGGTGGGCAGGGTCCTCACCATCGAGGAGCTGACCGAGTTCAAGAAGCCGATCCGCTACTGCACCGTCGACGTCGGCGAGTCCAACGGCACCGGCGAGCCCCAGGAGATCATCTGCGGCGCCCGGAACTTCGCCGAGGGCGACAAGGTCGTCGTGGCCCTCCCCGGCGCCGTCCTGCCCGGGGACTTCCGCATCGCCGAGCGCAAGACGTACGGCCGGATGTCCCGCGGCATGATCTGCTCCTCCGACGAGCTCGGCATGGGCGACGACGGCACCCACGGCATCATCGTCCTGCCGCCCGAGCACGAGGTCGGCACCGACGCCACCGCCCTGCTGGAGCTGTACGACGAGGTCCTCGACATCGCCGTCACGCCCGACCGCGGCTACTGCCTGTCGATGCGCGGCGTCGCCCGCGAGACCGCCATCGCGTACGGGCTGCCGCTGCGCGACCCGGCCCTCCTGGACGTGCCCGCGCCGAACTCGTACGGCTACCCGGTCCAGGTCACCGACCCGGCCGGATGCCCCCGCTTCACCGCGCGCACCGTCGTCGGACTCGACCCCGAGGCGCGGTCGCCGATCTGGCTGCAGCGCCGCCTGCAGAAGGCGGGCATGCGCCCGGTCTCCCTCGCCGTCGACGTCACCAACTACGTGATGCTCGAACTGGGCCAGCCGCTCCACGCCTACGACCGGAGCCGCCTCGACGGCCCGATCGGCGTGCGCCGCGCCGAGCCCGGCGAGAAGATCACCACCCTCGACGGCACCGTCCGCACCCTCGACCCGGCCGACCTCGTCATCGCCGACGACCGCGGCCCCATCGGCATCGCGGGCGTCATGGGCGGTGCCGACACCGAGATCGCCGACGCCGGGACCGACCCCGAGACGGGCCAGGTCCGCGGCACCACCGAGGTCGTCGTCGAGGCCGCCCACTTCGACGCGATCTCCATCGCCCGCACGGCCCGACGCCACAAGCTGTCCTCCGAGGCGTCCAAGCGGTTCGAGCGGGGCGTCGACCCGCAGGCCGCGGCCGCCGCCGCACAGCGCACCGTCGACCTGCTGGTCCTCCTCGCGGGCGGCACGGCCGAGGCCGGCGTCACCGAGGTCGTCGCGCAGGGCGCACCGCGCACGATCGCCATGCGCGCCGACCACCCCGACCGCGTCGCGGGCGTCGCCTACGGCCGCGAGACCGTCGTCCGCCGCCTCCAGGAGGTCGGCTGCGACGTGTACGGGCAGGACGACCTCACCGTCACCGTCCCGTCCTGGCGTCCCGACCTGAGCGAGCCGAACGACCTCGCGGAGGAGGTCATCCGGCTGGAGGGCTACGAGAACCTCCCCTCCACGCTGCCCAAGCCCCCCGCCGGCCGCGGGCTCACCGAGCGCCAGCGCACCCACCGCCGGGTGGGCCGCGCCCTGGCCGGCGCCGGGTACGTCGAGGCGCTGAACTACCCGTTCATCGGCGAGCAGGTCCTCGACCAGCTCGACCTCCCGGCGGACGACCCGGCCCGCCGGGTCGTGAAGCTCGTCAACCCGCTCTCCGACGAGGAGCCCGCGCTGCGCACCACGCTGCTGCCCGGCCTCCTCGCCGCGCTGCGCCGCAACGACGGCCGCGGCAGCCACGACCTGGCCCTCTTCGAGACCGGCCTGGTCTTCCGCGCCGCCCCCGAGCAGGGCGTCGCGGCGCGGCTGCCCGTCGACCGCCGCCCGACCGACGCGGAGCTCGCCGGCGTCGACGCCGTCCTGCCCGAGCAGCCGCGGCACGTCGCCGCGGTCCTGGCCGGCGCGCGCGAGCAGGCCGGCTGGTGGGGCGGGGGCCGCCCGGCCGACTGGGCCGACGCGGTCGAGGCCGCCCGGACCGTCGCCCGCGAGACCGGCGCCGAGCTGGTCGTCCGCCAGGGCCGGTACGGCCCGTGGCACCCGGGGCGCTGCGCCGAGCTGGTCGTCGTCGCCGACGGCGCCGAGCGGATCGCCGGCCACGCCGGCGAGCTGCACCCGCGCGTCGTCAAGGCGCTCGGCCTGCCCGCCCGCACCTGTGCGATGGAGCTCGACCTCGACCTGGTCGAGCGGGCCTCCGTCGGTCCCGTGCCCGCCCCGCGGATCTCCGCGTTCCCGGTGGCCACGCAGGACGTCGCCCTGGTCGTCGACCGGGGCGTGCCGGCCGCCGACGTGGAGCGCGCCCTCACCGAGGGCGCGGGCGGACTGCTGGAGTCCATCCGGCTGTTCGACGTGTTCACCGGCGAGCAGATCGGCGAGGGCCAGAAGTCCCTGGCGTACGCGCTGCGGTTCCGCGCCGCGGACCGCACGCTGACCGTCGAGGAGGCCACCGCCGCCCGCGACGCCGCCGTGGCGCTCGCCGCCGAGCGCACCGGGGCGGTGCTGCGCGGCGCCTGA
- a CDS encoding 3-hydroxybutyryl-CoA dehydrogenase yields MADIARVGVVGCGQMGAGIAEVCARSGLEVRVAETTGEALEIGRTRLYNSLDRAAGRGKISEEERDAARARLSFTTDLGEFADRDLVIEAVVENEQVKTEIFQVLDQVVTRQDAILASNTSSIPLVKLAVATSRPDRVIGIHFFNPAPVQQLVELIPALTTSDDTLGRAQTVVEKVLGKHAIRAQDRSGFVVNALLIPYLLSAIRMFESGIASREDIDNGMEMGCAHPMGPLRLSDLIGLDTVASVADSMYAEYKEPLYAAPPLLQRMVDAGRLGRKTGSGFYAYS; encoded by the coding sequence ATGGCCGACATTGCACGCGTCGGAGTGGTGGGCTGCGGTCAGATGGGCGCGGGCATCGCGGAGGTGTGCGCCCGCAGCGGCCTCGAGGTCAGGGTGGCCGAGACCACCGGCGAGGCGCTGGAGATCGGCCGCACCCGGCTGTACAACTCCCTCGACAGGGCCGCGGGGCGCGGGAAGATCAGCGAGGAGGAGCGCGACGCGGCGCGGGCCCGCCTGAGCTTCACGACCGACCTCGGGGAGTTCGCCGACCGCGATCTGGTCATCGAGGCGGTCGTCGAGAACGAGCAGGTGAAGACGGAGATCTTCCAGGTCCTCGACCAGGTGGTGACCCGGCAGGACGCCATCCTGGCGTCCAACACGTCCTCCATCCCGCTGGTGAAGCTGGCCGTGGCGACGTCCCGCCCCGACCGGGTCATCGGCATCCACTTCTTCAACCCGGCGCCGGTCCAGCAGCTGGTCGAGCTGATCCCCGCGCTGACCACCTCGGACGACACGCTCGGCCGCGCCCAGACCGTGGTCGAGAAGGTCCTCGGCAAGCACGCGATCCGCGCCCAGGACCGGTCCGGTTTCGTGGTGAACGCGCTGCTGATCCCGTACCTGCTGTCGGCGATCCGGATGTTCGAGTCGGGCATCGCCAGCCGCGAGGACATCGACAACGGCATGGAGATGGGCTGCGCGCACCCCATGGGCCCGCTGAGGCTGTCCGACCTGATCGGCCTGGACACGGTCGCCTCGGTCGCCGACTCGATGTACGCCGAGTACAAGGAGCCCCTGTACGCGGCTCCCCCGCTGCTCCAGCGCATGGTGGACGCGGGCCGCCTGGGCCGCAAGACGGGCTCGGGCTTCTACGCGTACTCCTGA
- a CDS encoding DUF1918 domain-containing protein, whose translation MEATVGDKLLVHGRVVGRHDRTAEIVEVLGEHGHPPYRVRFDDDGHEAVMSPGPDAVVRHKEQPGEGS comes from the coding sequence ATGGAAGCAACCGTGGGCGACAAGCTGCTGGTGCACGGCCGCGTGGTCGGCCGGCACGACCGTACGGCCGAGATCGTCGAGGTCCTCGGCGAGCACGGCCACCCGCCGTACCGCGTCCGCTTCGACGACGACGGGCACGAGGCCGTGATGTCCCCGGGCCCGGACGCCGTCGTACGCCACAAGGAGCAGCCCGGGGAAGGCTCCTGA
- a CDS encoding DUF6461 domain-containing protein, with translation MNATAADYRWLGDHCPDLIEAYCVTLVRAVSPDEALRRLRARADGRVTGIAALVGAAARAWRESGGDRHFLGLCAVDGWTLMVEPNGYLGSLHEAAAPLSRGTELVAHFRNVSAVDHFSRYADGEPRLLFEPLSPYARDGAGPGGAAALMREVGFGPREDAADPMAAAEAAFALAERLTGVRLTPELLDGAEFLTGSAPGF, from the coding sequence ATGAACGCGACTGCCGCCGACTACCGCTGGCTCGGTGACCACTGCCCGGACCTGATCGAGGCCTACTGCGTGACGCTGGTGCGCGCGGTCTCCCCCGACGAGGCGCTCCGGCGGTTGCGCGCACGCGCGGACGGGCGGGTGACGGGGATAGCCGCGCTGGTCGGGGCCGCCGCGCGGGCGTGGCGGGAGTCCGGCGGCGACCGGCACTTCCTGGGGCTGTGCGCGGTCGACGGCTGGACGCTGATGGTGGAGCCGAACGGCTACCTGGGCAGCCTCCACGAGGCGGCGGCGCCCCTGTCGAGGGGCACCGAGCTGGTCGCGCACTTCCGGAACGTCAGCGCCGTGGACCACTTCAGCCGGTACGCGGACGGCGAGCCGCGGCTGCTCTTCGAGCCGCTGTCCCCGTACGCGCGGGACGGCGCCGGGCCGGGCGGGGCGGCGGCGCTGATGCGGGAGGTGGGCTTCGGGCCGCGCGAGGACGCCGCGGACCCGATGGCGGCGGCGGAGGCCGCGTTCGCCCTGGCGGAGCGGCTGACCGGGGTGCGGCTGACGCCGGAGCTGCTGGACGGGGCGGAGTTCCTCACCGGCTCGGCGCCCGGTTTCTGA
- a CDS encoding GNAT family N-acetyltransferase: MKETNTFGLYEISTDSARLDRARIHRWLSTDTYWALGRSREEQDAAIDGSLNFGAYEREGGAMAAYARVVTDLATFAWLCDVYVAPGARGTGLGTALAAAVRDHLAPHGVGRVLLATRDAHGVYGKVGFTPLEDPGLWMSLDPRQPPGPAGPRGRGTPAPGTAG; this comes from the coding sequence ATGAAGGAGACGAACACTTTCGGCCTGTACGAGATCTCGACCGACTCCGCCCGACTCGACCGCGCACGGATCCACCGGTGGCTGTCCACCGACACGTACTGGGCGCTCGGCCGCAGCAGGGAGGAGCAGGACGCCGCGATCGACGGCTCGCTCAACTTCGGGGCGTACGAGAGGGAGGGCGGCGCCATGGCGGCGTACGCGCGCGTCGTCACCGACCTCGCGACGTTCGCCTGGCTGTGCGACGTGTACGTCGCCCCCGGAGCCCGCGGCACCGGCCTGGGCACCGCCCTGGCCGCGGCCGTCCGCGACCACCTCGCGCCGCACGGCGTCGGCCGCGTCCTGCTCGCCACGCGGGACGCCCACGGCGTGTACGGGAAGGTCGGCTTCACCCCCCTGGAGGACCCCGGCCTCTGGATGAGCCTGGACCCGCGGCAGCCGCCCGGGCCGGCGGGCCCCCGGGGACGCGGGACGCCCGCGCCCGGCACCGCAGGCTAG
- a CDS encoding methyltransferase: protein MNRLTTSWGEYALTRFPEHPRDPLRAWDAADEYLLRHLAEPDAPALPGTVAVVGDRWGALTTALAGRPEPGELVQITDSYLGREATRANLARAGLAGDRVRLLTTRDAPPARVDVLLVRVPKSLALLEDQLHRLAPALHAGTAVVGTGMVKEIHTSTLALFERLVGPTRTSLAVRKARLVHTTPDPGLTRPRNPWPHRYALPGDAPAVAGLTVVNHAGVFCADRLDIGTRLFLQHLPGGLGGARVLDLGCGNGVVGLAVAVAEPGAEVILTDESYQAVASAEETFRASAPPGARARFVVGDGTADVPDGSVDVVLNNPPFHSHQALTDATARRMFTAARRVLRGGGELRVVGNRHLGYHVTLRRVFGNCEVVGSNPKFVVLRAVKR, encoded by the coding sequence ATGAACCGTCTGACCACGTCATGGGGCGAGTACGCGCTCACCCGCTTCCCCGAACACCCCCGCGACCCGCTCCGCGCCTGGGACGCCGCCGACGAGTACCTGCTGCGGCACCTCGCGGAGCCGGACGCCCCCGCGCTCCCGGGCACCGTGGCCGTGGTCGGCGACCGCTGGGGCGCCCTCACCACCGCGCTCGCCGGCCGGCCCGAGCCCGGCGAGCTGGTCCAGATCACCGACTCGTACCTCGGGCGCGAGGCGACCCGCGCCAACCTCGCCCGCGCCGGCCTCGCCGGGGACCGGGTCCGCCTCCTCACCACCCGGGACGCCCCGCCCGCCCGCGTCGACGTCCTGCTGGTCCGCGTCCCCAAGAGCCTCGCGCTCCTGGAGGACCAGCTCCACCGCCTCGCGCCCGCCCTGCACGCCGGGACGGCCGTCGTCGGCACGGGCATGGTCAAGGAGATCCACACCTCCACCCTCGCCCTCTTCGAGCGGCTCGTCGGCCCCACCCGCACCTCCCTCGCGGTGCGGAAGGCCCGGCTCGTCCACACGACCCCCGACCCGGGCCTCACGCGCCCGCGAAACCCCTGGCCGCACCGGTACGCCCTGCCCGGCGACGCCCCGGCGGTGGCCGGGCTGACCGTCGTCAACCACGCGGGCGTCTTCTGCGCCGACCGGCTCGACATCGGCACCCGCCTGTTCCTGCAGCACCTGCCGGGCGGCCTCGGCGGAGCCCGCGTCCTCGACCTGGGCTGCGGCAACGGCGTGGTGGGCCTCGCGGTCGCGGTCGCGGAACCGGGCGCCGAGGTGATCCTCACCGACGAGTCGTACCAGGCGGTCGCCTCCGCCGAGGAGACCTTCCGCGCCTCCGCGCCGCCCGGCGCCCGGGCGCGCTTCGTCGTCGGCGACGGCACCGCGGACGTGCCGGACGGCTCCGTCGACGTGGTCCTGAACAACCCGCCCTTCCACAGCCACCAGGCCCTCACCGACGCGACCGCCCGCCGGATGTTCACCGCCGCGCGCCGCGTACTGCGCGGCGGCGGCGAACTGCGCGTCGTCGGCAACCGGCACCTCGGCTACCACGTGACCCTGCGCCGCGTGTTCGGCAACTGCGAAGTGGTCGGCAGCAACCCGAAGTTCGTGGTGCTGCGCGCAGTGAAGCGCTGA